From a single Alloactinosynnema sp. L-07 genomic region:
- a CDS encoding beta-ketoacyl synthase encodes MTRQVAITGVGVVAPGGVGRENFWGLLTAGRTATRTISLFDPKNFRSRIGAEVDFDAKAAGLTAQEIRRMDRAGQFAVVCAREAIADSGVDLTGVDPGRIGVSIGSAVGCTMGLEEEYAVLSDGGKRWLVDHTYGVPHLYGYMVPSTLAVEVAAEVRAEGSVGLVSTGCTSGLDAVGHGVQLIEEGSADIVIAGATDAPISPITSACFDAIKATSPNNGDPEHASRPFDNTRDGFVLGEGSAVMVLEDLESAKARGAHIYCVVGGYASRSNAFHMTGLKPDGREMAEAIRVALAGAKLDASDVDYINAHGSGTKQNDRHETAAFKASLGHRAYEIPVSSIKSMVGHSLGAIGSIEVAACALALDRQVVPPTANLHTPDPECDLDYTPLTARDHKMDAVLSVGSGFGGFQSAMVLARH; translated from the coding sequence GTGACGAGGCAAGTAGCGATCACCGGCGTCGGGGTCGTGGCACCCGGCGGCGTCGGCCGCGAGAACTTCTGGGGTCTGCTGACCGCCGGTCGTACCGCGACCAGGACGATCAGCCTGTTCGACCCGAAGAACTTCCGCTCGCGCATCGGCGCCGAGGTCGACTTCGACGCCAAGGCCGCGGGCCTGACGGCGCAGGAGATCCGCCGGATGGACCGGGCGGGGCAGTTCGCCGTCGTCTGTGCCCGTGAGGCCATCGCCGACAGCGGCGTGGACCTGACCGGCGTGGACCCTGGCCGCATCGGCGTGAGCATCGGCAGCGCGGTCGGCTGCACCATGGGCCTGGAAGAGGAGTACGCGGTCCTCTCCGACGGAGGCAAGCGCTGGCTGGTCGACCACACCTACGGTGTGCCGCACCTCTACGGCTACATGGTGCCCAGCACCCTGGCCGTCGAGGTCGCCGCCGAGGTCCGCGCGGAGGGCTCGGTCGGCCTGGTGTCGACCGGCTGCACCTCCGGGCTCGACGCGGTCGGCCACGGTGTGCAGCTGATCGAGGAGGGCTCGGCCGACATCGTGATCGCCGGGGCCACCGACGCGCCGATCTCGCCGATCACCTCGGCCTGCTTCGACGCGATCAAGGCCACCTCGCCCAACAACGGCGACCCCGAGCACGCCTCGCGGCCCTTCGACAACACCCGTGACGGCTTCGTCCTGGGTGAGGGCTCGGCGGTCATGGTGCTGGAGGACCTGGAGTCGGCCAAGGCCCGCGGCGCGCACATCTACTGTGTCGTCGGCGGCTACGCCTCGCGCAGCAACGCCTTCCACATGACCGGCCTCAAGCCCGACGGCCGGGAGATGGCCGAGGCCATCCGGGTCGCGCTGGCGGGCGCCAAGCTCGACGCGTCCGATGTGGACTACATCAACGCGCACGGCTCGGGCACCAAGCAGAACGACCGGCACGAGACCGCGGCGTTCAAGGCGAGCCTCGGCCACCGTGCCTACGAGATCCCGGTCAGCTCCATCAAGTCGATGGTCGGGCACTCGCTCGGCGCGATCGGCTCGATCGAGGTCGCCGCGTGCGCGCTGGCGCTGGACCGGCAGGTCGTGCCGCCCACCGCCAACCTGCACACCCCCGACCCCGAGTGCGACCTGGACTACACGCCGTTGACGGCGCGGGACCACAAGATGGACGCGGTGCTCAGCGTGGGCAGCGGGTTCGGCGGGTTCCAGAGCGCGATGGTGCTCGCACGCCACTAA
- a CDS encoding ketosynthase chain-length factor — protein MSPTTAVVTGLGIVAPTGLGIEEHWQAVLAGKSGIGRITRFDPSEYPTKLAGEVAGFTAKGRVPGRLIPQTDHWTHMALFAAESSLADAGVDPTQLPEFEMAVVTSSSSGGTDFGQHEMERLYQNGPSWVGAYQSIAWFYAATTGQISIRHGMRGPCGVLCAEQAGGLDAIGQARRLLRTQSQLVVTGGTDSSLCPYGLVAQLPTGLLSTSDSSDRAYLPFDTEAAGYIPGEGGAILVTERETTATARGLGKGYGTILGYAAGFDQSERTDRKPVLAGVIRRALDDAQLNTSDIDVVFADATADPRLDRIEADAITEVFGARGVPVTAPKTLTGRLFGGGAPLDVATALLALRDGVIPFTAGPNRLANGIDIDLVLNTPREASLRHALVVARGYGGFAAAMVVGKGDRSPA, from the coding sequence ATGAGTCCCACAACCGCAGTGGTGACCGGGCTCGGGATCGTCGCGCCGACCGGCCTGGGCATCGAAGAGCACTGGCAGGCGGTGCTCGCGGGCAAGAGCGGGATCGGCCGGATCACCCGGTTCGACCCGTCCGAGTACCCGACCAAGCTGGCAGGCGAGGTCGCCGGGTTCACCGCCAAGGGGCGGGTACCCGGCCGACTGATCCCGCAGACCGACCACTGGACCCACATGGCGCTGTTCGCCGCGGAGTCCTCCCTGGCTGACGCGGGCGTCGACCCGACGCAGCTGCCCGAGTTCGAGATGGCCGTGGTCACCTCGTCCTCCTCCGGCGGCACCGACTTCGGCCAGCACGAGATGGAGCGGCTCTACCAGAACGGCCCGTCCTGGGTCGGGGCCTACCAGTCCATCGCGTGGTTCTACGCGGCCACCACCGGCCAGATCTCCATCCGGCACGGCATGCGCGGCCCGTGTGGCGTGCTCTGCGCCGAGCAGGCGGGCGGCCTCGACGCGATCGGCCAGGCGCGGCGGCTGCTGCGCACCCAGTCGCAGCTCGTGGTCACCGGCGGCACCGACAGCTCGCTGTGCCCCTACGGCCTCGTCGCGCAGCTGCCCACCGGTCTGCTGTCCACTTCGGACTCCAGTGACCGGGCGTACCTGCCGTTCGACACCGAGGCGGCAGGCTACATCCCCGGCGAGGGCGGCGCGATCCTGGTGACCGAGCGGGAGACCACGGCCACCGCGCGCGGCCTGGGCAAGGGCTACGGCACGATCCTTGGCTACGCGGCCGGGTTCGACCAGTCCGAGCGCACCGACCGCAAGCCGGTGCTGGCCGGGGTCATCCGGCGCGCGCTGGACGACGCCCAGCTCAACACCTCCGACATCGACGTCGTCTTCGCCGACGCCACCGCCGACCCGCGGCTGGACCGGATCGAGGCCGACGCGATCACCGAGGTGTTCGGCGCGCGGGGTGTCCCCGTGACCGCGCCCAAGACGCTGACCGGGCGGCTGTTCGGCGGCGGTGCCCCGCTCGACGTGGCCACCGCGTTGCTCGCGTTGCGCGACGGCGTCATCCCGTTCACCGCGGGCCCGAACCGGCTCGCGAACGGCATCGACATCGATCTGGTGCTCAACACCCCGCGCGAAGCGTCGCTGCGGCACGCCCTGGTGGTGGCCCGCGGCTACGGCGGCTTCGCCGCGGCGATGGTCGTCGGCAAGGGCGACCGCAGCCCCGCATGA
- a CDS encoding acyl carrier protein: MNKFDLDDLRAIMRESAGVDEDVDLDGDIADIEFTELGYDSLAVLELASQVQRKYGVPIPDEAVHEMPTPRAAVEFINKQFSIAGV, encoded by the coding sequence GTGAACAAGTTCGACCTGGACGACCTGCGCGCGATCATGCGCGAGAGCGCTGGCGTGGACGAGGACGTCGACCTCGACGGCGACATCGCCGACATCGAGTTCACCGAGCTGGGCTACGACTCGCTCGCGGTGCTGGAGCTGGCCAGCCAGGTCCAGCGCAAGTACGGCGTGCCGATCCCGGACGAGGCCGTGCACGAGATGCCCACCCCGCGTGCGGCGGTGGAGTTCATCAACAAGCAGTTCTCGATCGCGGGAGTCTGA
- a CDS encoding SRPBCC family protein — protein MSGHTDNSIIIDAPLDYVWERTNDIEAWTELFSEYSIAEITEQRGNTFRFKLALHPDETGKVWSWVSERTIDPETHTVRSARVETGVFKYMALFWEYTQTDEGVRMRWVQDFEMKPWAPLDDAGMTERLNTNTAVQMQLIKDKVEAEAKARV, from the coding sequence ATGTCCGGCCACACCGACAACTCGATCATCATCGACGCGCCGCTGGACTACGTCTGGGAGCGCACCAACGACATCGAGGCGTGGACCGAGCTGTTCAGCGAGTATTCCATCGCCGAGATCACCGAGCAGCGCGGCAACACCTTCCGGTTCAAGCTCGCCCTGCACCCCGACGAGACCGGCAAGGTCTGGTCCTGGGTGTCGGAGCGGACCATCGACCCGGAGACCCACACCGTGCGCTCGGCCCGCGTCGAGACCGGCGTCTTCAAGTACATGGCGCTGTTCTGGGAGTACACCCAGACCGACGAGGGCGTGCGGATGCGCTGGGTGCAGGACTTCGAGATGAAGCCGTGGGCGCCGCTGGACGACGCCGGGATGACCGAGCGTTTGAACACCAACACCGCTGTGCAGATGCAGCTGATCAAGGACAAGGTCGAGGCGGAAGCCAAGGCTCGCGTCTGA